A genomic stretch from Erigeron canadensis isolate Cc75 chromosome 9, C_canadensis_v1, whole genome shotgun sequence includes:
- the LOC122581005 gene encoding protein LURP-one-related 15-like: protein MFQFKSKLCVNVYLGNKKSSCNTDFQIKGKWSKKCCSIHMGDSKTPISQTNIKDEKSNLMVVTINPNVDYAFVVALIAIVDAMNSSEIEVAKTVKAKGTERMIDCMCEMLCGCV, encoded by the exons ATGTTCCAGTTTAAGTCTAAACTATGTGTCAACGTGTACTTGGGAAACAAAAAGAGTAGTTGCAATACTGACTTCCAAATCAAAGGAAAGTGGTCTAAGAAATGTTGTAGTATTCATATGGGAGATTCTAAAACACCGATATCCCAA ACGAATATCAAGGACGAAAAGAGCAACTTAATGGTGGTAACAATTAATCCTAACGTGGATTATGCATTTGTGGTCGCACTTATTGCAATTGTTGATGCTATGAATAGTTCGGAGATAGAAGTAGCTAAGACTGTTAAAGCCAAAGGAACTGAGCGTATGATCGATTGTATGTGTGAGATGCTCTGTGGCTGTGTTTAA